From the genome of Legionella beliardensis:
GAAGATATAGTGACAAAAATACAATTGCAATGTAGCAAAAATAATACAACAATTAATGCATTTATGATTGCTGCTCTATTTTTATCATTAGATTATTCGGATTATAAACAAGAAGAAATAATTTTTGGAACCTCGATAGATATAAGAGATGGGTGCATTCCTAAAGTTCCGTATGATTATTTAGGATGTTATAGAGCATTTGCACAAACAACAATTAATATAAAGCAAAATGATATCTGGCAAATTGCAAAACAGTATAATAATGATTTATGGGAATCAATCGATAAACTAAAAATTAATTTTGAAAAAGATTATAATAAACAAAGTATTTATGAAGAATGGATTATGAACAAAGAAATGGTTGAAAAAAAGGGCAAATCTCCTTTATATCTTCAGTTAACATTTTCAGGAAACTTATCCATAAATAATCCTAATAGTGTTCTGAAATTAATGTCTATGCATGGTGCAACTGTACAAAAATTAGGTGTTACATTAATTAATGTTCATATGGCTATTTTGAATGGAAAAATTTATTTTTCAATTTCTTTTAGTGAGCCTCTTATAATGGAAGAACAAATACTACAAATTATTATTCGTTTTAAAGCGTTACTTGTGAAGATTGCTAGGTAAGATTTATATAAATTTTAATTGTAGTTATTACCAGCATTTAATCAAAGGAAATTTAAGATAGTAATATCTTTCCTTAGCTATGCACTTATTTTAATTATCTGTATATCTGATCTTTATAACTTGATTCTTTGAAAGTAAAAATTAATGTTCAAGGAAATTATTCACATGGCAACGTACAGTACGCCACATCCATTTAAAAAAATTTTAAGTACGTCTATGCCAATAATTTTGGCACAACTTATAATGGCATTGACACAATTTTTAAGTGTATTATTAATATCTTACTTGAGTCCAGAAGTATTTGCTGCCAGTATGTTAATTTTTTCATCTCAAGTAACAGCACTCACAATTTTTAATTCGTTATTTTTTTGTGTCAGTGCTCTTGTTGGCCGTATTGTGGGAGAAGAAACTAATCTTCACAGGGTTGGTGTTATTTTTCAAGCAAGTATAATTTTAAGTTTATTACTTAGCTCTCTTGTCATCATATTTTTTTTAAATTTAGAATTTATATTGCTTTTTTTAGACCAACCTAAATCACTAATAACAATATGTTCTAACTACTTTTATATTTTTGTATGGGTGGTTCCTATAAACGCTGTTATAAATATTTTATTTCAAATCACCCTTGGAGTTTTTAAGCAAAAATTTGTATTTATATTAAGTATTATTAATTTAGTATTAACTATTATTTTTGGCTACCTATTTATATTTGGTAAATTTGGCTTTAATCCTATGGGGATAAATGGCCTTGCCTGGACCTTTTTAATTCAAAGCATAATAACTTTAGTTATATTTTTAGCCTATATATTGATAAATAAAAATATTAAAAATTATTATCTATTTAAGATTAATTCACTCAAAAATATTACTGCATCAAGCTATATTATTTTAAAGTTAGGAATCCCCGTTAGCTTACAAATAAGTAATGAATTACTGTCTTTTTTTACACTAACAATTATGGTCGGTTGGCTAGGTCAACAAGCATTAATGGTTAATCAGGTGGTTATGCAATATTTATTTTTACTTATTATTCCTTTGTTTGGTTTAAGTCAATCTAATAGTATTTTAGTTGGATATGCTTGGGGTAAAAACCGTTTAAATGAATTAAGAGTTTATGGCAATAAAACAATTATATTAGGCATCATTTACACATTAATCATTATGACGGTATTTATAACAATGCCTAAACCATTTATTACTATTTTTCTTCATAATAACCAAGAAATCACACAATTATATGAAATAATATCAATTGTATTATTAATAGTTATTGTGGGTCAATTATTTGATGGTGTTAGAAATATTGCAGCTGGTGGATTACGAGGATTAGAAGATACAACCTATCCTATGCTTATTAGTGTTATTTGTATTTGGCCTATAGGGATAACACTTGCTTACTTATTTGGTTTTATCTTGCATTGGGGACTAATAGGCATTACCGTTGCCAGTGATATATCACTTTTAGTTGCTGCAATTTTAATATTTATGCGCTGGCGAAAGCTTTCTACAAAATTAAAAAATTCTTAAAAAGATTATTGTGAAATGACTTAAAAAGTGAACTATTTCTAAATTAGCTTTTTGCTCTTGCACTATGTTTGTAACGCAGCCAATTCAATTATATAAGCTGCTATCTCTTCTATAGTACGCTCTTCAAACAATAGCGCTTTGATTGATAGTGTGCTTAAAGGCATGGCGTTATTGATGGCATTCAATAACTCTACCCCTGTAATTGAATCCATACCTAACTCCAACAACCTGCTTTCACCTAACTTATAATCTTTTTTATTAATATTTAATATTTTACTGACTTCTTTAATTAAAAACTCTACTATAATTTTATTTTTTTCTTCTATATCAACTTGTTTTTGTATCTTTGACAAAAGACTATCTTCTATAAATAGGTCTGGTACAGGTTCAGAAACTAAGTAGTTTGAATTTAATTCCGATCCAAAAAGTTGATGCATCAAGTCTAATTGCATAGTTGATAAAAATTTAACTGCTTTTTGCTCAAACACATGAGGTAGTAAAATAAGTTGGGGGCTACTGGTGTTTAACATTTTTCCAATTATTTGTAAGCCATTGCCTAGTGGTATATTTTTGACGCCAACCTTTAACCATGGTTGCTCATGATTAAGAGTCATGCCTATATTTTCCCATGGACCAAAATTTATACTTAAAGCAGGTAAGCTTAGACTATGACGGTAGTGTGATAACCCATCTAAAAATGCATTTGCAGCTGCATAATTAGCTTGGCCCCTACTACCTAATAAAGAGCTAATAGAAGAAAACAGTACAAAATAATCTAATGCAAAATTTAATTTTTGACTTAATTGATGTAGATTCCAACTTCCTGCAATTTTAGGATCAGCAACTTCTTTAAATTTTTGCCATGTATGATTTGTTATTAGGCAATCTTGTAGTACACCAGCCGTATGAAAAATTCCTTTTATTGACGGCATTTCTTGTATTAATTGGAGCATTTTCTGTTTTAAATTTTCTAAATTAGAGACATCAGCTTGATAATAATTAACTACAGCGCTACCTTTTAATTCTTGTAGCTGATTTTCTAATTGGTCATTTAATTTTCTTCTCCCTATTATTGCAATGTATTTTCCACCCTGACGTACTATCCATTTACATAATTCAAAGCCTAACCCGCCTAAACCTCCTGTTATTAAATAGGTGTAATCAGACTTAAAAAGAGAAGAAGGTAGTTGCGTAGGAAGAGTATAAGGCGATACAACAGGCGTATAACGCTTATTATTATTGTAAGCTATCAATTGCCCTTGTGTTTTAGCCGTAACTTCTTTATAGAGTAACGCTACAACTTCATTTATTTTAATTTCGGTATTTACTATATCAATATAATTATAGTTAAGTTGAGGAAATTCTAAATTAATAACTTTGCTAAGGCCGATTAAGGGACTTGCAATAGGCAGCTTTGATTTTTGTGATGGATATAGTGTAGCGTATGTCACCACCCAAAGTGATAATTCGTGGGTTGGCTGTTTAGATACAGTATTTACTAAATTAAGTAAACCATCACAAGTTGTTTTAACATAGTTATTTATATCTTCTGAAGAAGTATATTCAGCGTCATTATTTTTTAAGTCTAAACCCCACAGATAAAATATACCTGATATAATAGAATTTTCAGCTAATAACTTATCAAAATCCTCAAGATTATTAGGATCAATAGTAAATAACTTCCTGTTAATATTGTGGAAAGAAGTACCAGGTTTCACATAAATAATTTTTTCAAATTTTTGTTGAAAATCAATAGAAAATTGCTCAATTTTATAATCAGTAGGAATAAAAACTAGCCATACTCCTGTTTGTTTGTCGGTTGAACAACAGGTGACTATTTCTTGCTCTCGCCATTGCAATGAATACACAGCGTTCTGTAATTTATTTTGGGATGAATTAGATACCGTTGTGAGTATTTCGGGCCAATATAATTTTCTTTGAAAAGGATAAGTAGGCAAATTTATTTTTTTCATCGTATTCATAAGATGCTTATTAAGCTTTTTCCAATCCAAAGAAACACCTGATAAATAGAATTTTTCTAAGCTATTTAAAATAGATTGCCAATCACCTTCATTTTTCTTTAATGAACTAAGCCAAGTTACTTTACCTGACTCAGGGTGACACGCGATGCCAAAATTAGTTAAAATAGGTTGTGGACCAGTTTCTATAAAAAAGTTAAAGTTATTATCTATTAAAGTTTTTATCCCTTTAGCAAATTCTACTGGCTTCAGAATGTGTTCTCGCCAATAGTTAGCATTAGGTTTTATTACTACATTAAGCCCCGTCAAATTTGAAATAAATGCTATTTTAGGTGAATGATAGGTGATGTTTTCGGCACACTTTTGAAATTCATCTAAAATAGGTAACATTAGCCTTGAATGAAAAGCATGAGAAACATTTAACAAGATTGTTTGTATAGCTTTTTCATTACAAATTTTTTCTACTTTTTTTATAGCTTTTTTTTCTCCAGAAACAACAATTTGCTGTAAGCTATTAACAGCTGCAATATCTAATATTAGATCAGGATTAGCTTGTCTTATTGCATCGATCACCTTTAGAGAATTTTCATACGGACCATTTAAAGCGAGCATAAAGCCTTTAGGTAAAGACTGCATTAGTTTACCGCGTAACGCAATAAGTTTAAGTGCATCTCGCAAGCTCATAATTTCAGCAATTACTGCTGCAGCATATTCACCAACGCTATGGCCAATTACCGCTGATGGCATAATACCTAAACTCATCCAAAATTTTGCTAGTGCATAATCAATAGTAAATATAGCAGGCTGCGTATATTGAGTTTGATTTAATAATTCTTTATTTTTCTCTTCAAATAAAATTTCTAATAAGGATATAGGTAAATATTCATTAAGAATTGCACTACATTCATCAATAGCCTGTTTAAAGGCAGGTTGAGCAAAATAAAGATCCTTACCCATGTGAGTATATTGTGCACCTTGTCCTGTAAATAGAAAGGCAATTTTATTCTTATTATTTACAGGGATAAGATTGGTTAAGTAATCTCCGGACATCAATTTATTTTCTAAATCTATTATGTCAGTGGCAGTTAGCGCTAGGCGATATTGAAAGTGAGTGCGATAGTTAAGGAGATTTTGACATAATTCAGCTAGGTTAATATCAGAATTATCTTTTAAATAGCCTATGTAATTGACTATTTGAGCTTGTAAAGCTTCTCTAGATTGTCCAGATAAAATAAACAAATAAGGAGATGGAGCTAATGCAGCTTTTTGCTCATCAGTATGATTGCTTATACTTTCTGTATTTTCTTCCAAAATAGCATGTGCATTAGTTCCAGTAAATCCAAAGGAACAAACACCTGCGTAACGTTTGTTATTTTGTTCTACAGTCCATTCTGTTAAATACTGAGGTATTTCTGCTGGTATTGCTTGTAAGTTTATTAATGGATTAATAGAATTTAAATGTAGATTCTTAGGTATCTTTTTATTCTTTAGCATAAGAGCAACTTTTATAAAACTTGCAATGCTAGCAGCAGCCTCTAAGTGACCTATATTACTTTTTACCGAACCAATCCTTAGAGGTTCTTTACGTCCCTTAGAGCCAAATATTTCAGTAAGTGCATTAAATTCTATCGGGTCTCCTAATTTTGTTCCTGTACCATGTGCTTCAATATAAGTAATGTCATTAGGGGTCAGCTTGGCTGTAGACAAGGCCTTTTCAATTACCTCTTTTTGTGCTTTAGGATTAGGCGCTGTAATACCATTGCTAAAACCATCATGATTAATTTCAACTGACTTTACGATAGCAATAATATTATCGCCTGCCTCTTTTGCATCACTAAGACGCTTTAATATTACAATACCGCATCCTTCACTGCGGACATACCCATCTGCTTTCTCATCAAATACTTTGCATTTACCATCAGGCGCTAACATATTAGCATTTGAGAGGCCAATACTGATGAAAGGATCTAGGATGCAATTAACGCCACCGGCAATGGCTAAATCACATTTTTTACTTTGTAAATTTTGGCAGGCATTATAGATAGCTACTAATGATGATGAACAAGCAGTATCAATTGACATTACTGGACCATGTAAATTATAAAAATAGGCAAGACGGCCTGAAGCAGCACTATGCGAGTTACCAATATTAAAATAAGTATTAGTACGATAATGTTCAGCGTTATTATGAAGTAAATAACCAAAGTCATTAGTACCAAGGCCAACTAAAACCGCACAATTACTATTGGATATGCTTAAGGGCTCAATATTTGCTCTTTCTAGAGCATCCCACGTGACCTCAAGTAAAATCCGATGTTGTGGATCCATTACTTCCGCTTCGCGCGGGCTAATATTAAATAGCATGGCATCAAATTCTTTTATATGTTTAATGAATCCGCCACGGCTGCTAGCTATTTTGCCAGTCGTATTAGGGCCGTCAGAATAATCATCTACAGCCCATCGTTCAGCAGGAACTTCAGTAATACCATCAGAGCCATTGCAAAGTAAATTCCAATACTCTTCTGGTGAATTAACATCGCCAGGAAAGCGACAGCCTATACCTACTATAGCTATTGGTTCTAAAGGTAAATTTTCAATCTGTAAAGGTTGAGGAATTAAAGATTTTTTTTGTGAGTCTATTAAATAATTAGCAAGTAAATTTACAGTAGAATATTGCCATAATAATGCTGGACTAAGCTCGTAATTTAAGCTTGTTTGTAACGCAGTGCAAAATTCCATGGCTATGACTGAATTCAATCCATAATACGCAAAGTTTTTATTAGGATCAATTTGCTCAATATTAAGATTTAAGTAGCTAGCCAACCATGATTTAATCCAATTTAATATATTTTGATTCAAATCATATTGCGCGAAACCAGAGGGTTGTAAGGTATCATTATTTGAGATCTTATTATTAGATGAAACGGATTTCCATTCGCTAATAATGGGTAATAAACCTGCAGCCAACTGCTGTCTGCAATCACTTCGTTGAACTTTACCACTTGAAGTTTTTGGTAAGCTACCTCTTTTAATTAAAACTATCCTATCAGGTAGGATGTCATGCTCCGCTATACAAATGTTTATAATTTCATCAAAAAGCTCTGAAAATTTTTTTATATTTTTTGATACTTCTTGGACAATGATCAATCTATCATATCCTGCATCATTTTGGGCAAAAGCGATATTACTATTAATACTCAATGCAGGATAATTATTGACAATACTTAACTCAATATCTTGAGGATAATAATTACGACCATGAATAATAATTATGTCTTTAATTCTTCCTGTTACATATAGATTGCTTTTATTATCTATAAAACCTAAATCGCCTGTCCTAAGGTAGGATTTATTTTCTAAATTAGGCTTAGGTGAACAAAAAATCTGCTTATTTAGTTTTGAATTCTGCCAATAGCCTTGGGTAACACTTGGACCAGCACAAATAATCTCCCCAATCTGATAAGGCTTAAGGCTAACAAGTGTTTTAGGATTAATAATTTTAATATCAAAGCCATCATTAAACTGACCAGAGGAAATTAAGCAAATTGAACTAGCCTCATTTTTAGTAAGCTCAATTTTATTATTTCTTAATGCTTTTTTATCTACCTGGCAAGACACAAGCGGCTCATTTTCAATTTTTCCAGTAACCATTAATGTAGCTTCTGCTAAACCATAAGCTGGGAATAAGGCCTTTCTATCAAATCCACATATTGCAAATGATT
Proteins encoded in this window:
- a CDS encoding MATE family efflux transporter — translated: MATYSTPHPFKKILSTSMPIILAQLIMALTQFLSVLLISYLSPEVFAASMLIFSSQVTALTIFNSLFFCVSALVGRIVGEETNLHRVGVIFQASIILSLLLSSLVIIFFLNLEFILLFLDQPKSLITICSNYFYIFVWVVPINAVINILFQITLGVFKQKFVFILSIINLVLTIIFGYLFIFGKFGFNPMGINGLAWTFLIQSIITLVIFLAYILINKNIKNYYLFKINSLKNITASSYIILKLGIPVSLQISNELLSFFTLTIMVGWLGQQALMVNQVVMQYLFLLIIPLFGLSQSNSILVGYAWGKNRLNELRVYGNKTIILGIIYTLIIMTVFITMPKPFITIFLHNNQEITQLYEIISIVLLIVIVGQLFDGVRNIAAGGLRGLEDTTYPMLISVICIWPIGITLAYLFGFILHWGLIGITVASDISLLVAAILIFMRWRKLSTKLKNS
- a CDS encoding type I polyketide synthase; protein product: MRNIAEILQEREKKDGLKTIFKIIANDRKIIDITYSNLYKKSLSIAASLSRQKNGSQSSLLLIPPGEEYIYAIFGCLLAGVIAVPAYPPTNNKKMDRLKYILNNAGSNNIITLKRLADNISSIVPNVNIIEDMIVTDPIDFIPKKVTPKDIAFLQYTSASTGNPKGVIITHQNLIANSNSIQKSFKSTCKDVLGSWVPPYHDMGLIGCIIYPFIVNMTSILMMPTFFIKKPYQWLKAISDFKITISPSPNFAYELWTRTVKEEQKKDLDLKHWRIALNGAEPINVATMERFAQSFAICGFDRKALFPAYGLAEATLMVTGKIENEPLVSCQVDKKALRNNKIELTKNEASSICLISSGQFNDGFDIKIINPKTLVSLKPYQIGEIICAGPSVTQGYWQNSKLNKQIFCSPKPNLENKSYLRTGDLGFIDNKSNLYVTGRIKDIIIIHGRNYYPQDIELSIVNNYPALSINSNIAFAQNDAGYDRLIIVQEVSKNIKKFSELFDEIINICIAEHDILPDRIVLIKRGSLPKTSSGKVQRSDCRQQLAAGLLPIISEWKSVSSNNKISNNDTLQPSGFAQYDLNQNILNWIKSWLASYLNLNIEQIDPNKNFAYYGLNSVIAMEFCTALQTSLNYELSPALLWQYSTVNLLANYLIDSQKKSLIPQPLQIENLPLEPIAIVGIGCRFPGDVNSPEEYWNLLCNGSDGITEVPAERWAVDDYSDGPNTTGKIASSRGGFIKHIKEFDAMLFNISPREAEVMDPQHRILLEVTWDALERANIEPLSISNSNCAVLVGLGTNDFGYLLHNNAEHYRTNTYFNIGNSHSAASGRLAYFYNLHGPVMSIDTACSSSLVAIYNACQNLQSKKCDLAIAGGVNCILDPFISIGLSNANMLAPDGKCKVFDEKADGYVRSEGCGIVILKRLSDAKEAGDNIIAIVKSVEINHDGFSNGITAPNPKAQKEVIEKALSTAKLTPNDITYIEAHGTGTKLGDPIEFNALTEIFGSKGRKEPLRIGSVKSNIGHLEAAASIASFIKVALMLKNKKIPKNLHLNSINPLINLQAIPAEIPQYLTEWTVEQNNKRYAGVCSFGFTGTNAHAILEENTESISNHTDEQKAALAPSPYLFILSGQSREALQAQIVNYIGYLKDNSDINLAELCQNLLNYRTHFQYRLALTATDIIDLENKLMSGDYLTNLIPVNNKNKIAFLFTGQGAQYTHMGKDLYFAQPAFKQAIDECSAILNEYLPISLLEILFEEKNKELLNQTQYTQPAIFTIDYALAKFWMSLGIMPSAVIGHSVGEYAAAVIAEIMSLRDALKLIALRGKLMQSLPKGFMLALNGPYENSLKVIDAIRQANPDLILDIAAVNSLQQIVVSGEKKAIKKVEKICNEKAIQTILLNVSHAFHSRLMLPILDEFQKCAENITYHSPKIAFISNLTGLNVVIKPNANYWREHILKPVEFAKGIKTLIDNNFNFFIETGPQPILTNFGIACHPESGKVTWLSSLKKNEGDWQSILNSLEKFYLSGVSLDWKKLNKHLMNTMKKINLPTYPFQRKLYWPEILTTVSNSSQNKLQNAVYSLQWREQEIVTCCSTDKQTGVWLVFIPTDYKIEQFSIDFQQKFEKIIYVKPGTSFHNINRKLFTIDPNNLEDFDKLLAENSIISGIFYLWGLDLKNNDAEYTSSEDINNYVKTTCDGLLNLVNTVSKQPTHELSLWVVTYATLYPSQKSKLPIASPLIGLSKVINLEFPQLNYNYIDIVNTEIKINEVVALLYKEVTAKTQGQLIAYNNNKRYTPVVSPYTLPTQLPSSLFKSDYTYLITGGLGGLGFELCKWIVRQGGKYIAIIGRRKLNDQLENQLQELKGSAVVNYYQADVSNLENLKQKMLQLIQEMPSIKGIFHTAGVLQDCLITNHTWQKFKEVADPKIAGSWNLHQLSQKLNFALDYFVLFSSISSLLGSRGQANYAAANAFLDGLSHYRHSLSLPALSINFGPWENIGMTLNHEQPWLKVGVKNIPLGNGLQIIGKMLNTSSPQLILLPHVFEQKAVKFLSTMQLDLMHQLFGSELNSNYLVSEPVPDLFIEDSLLSKIQKQVDIEEKNKIIVEFLIKEVSKILNINKKDYKLGESRLLELGMDSITGVELLNAINNAMPLSTLSIKALLFEERTIEEIAAYIIELAALQT